TGACCAAAGACATCACCATCGAGGTTTACACTGACTCGCAATACTTACAAAAAGGCATCGGCGAATGGTCAAAAAAATGGTTGCAAAATGGTTTTAAAACCGCCGACAAAAAACCAATCAAAAACCAAGAGCTGTGGCGGGCGTTGTTGACCCATCGCCACCTGGCCCGTGTTTCATTTCATTGGGTTAAGGGGCACGCCGGCCACGCCGAAAACGAACGCGCCGATGTGATTGCGCGCGGCGAGGCCGAACGNNNNNNNNNNNNNNNNNNNNNNNNNNNNNNNNNNNNNNNNNNNNNNNNNNNNNNNNNNNNNNNNNNNNNNNNNNNNNNNNNNNNNNNNNNNNNNNNNNNNTTCGCCGCTTGATGGGCGGGGAAAACAGCGGGTTGTTCGCTGTTCGATTCTCACGCGGCAAAGTTATCCACAAGAAAACGTCAATAATTGTATTTTTTTTATAGACAAAAAAACCGAACAGGACGAATTTCAAGACGAATCAATAATGGTGAATCTATGTTTGCTATGTAGTGATTCCATTTGGGTGGCTAAAGCTTATGATAAATAATTGAATCTTATGGATTCAATGTTTTTGGTAAAAACTAGTCGATTCGATTTAAAACTAAAGTAAAACAAAGTAAATAAAAATTGAAATAAAAAAATGGCGCGGGTTCTTATTGTTGGTAACATGGCTGATAAAATTGGGTCGACGGCAAAATTGGCGCGAGACGCCGGTTTTCAGGTGTCGCAGGTCAACAGCATCTCCTCGGCGATGGAAACATTGCGCGGCGAACGGGCGATTGATTTGGCGATGGTCGATATCAAATTGGGCATCGACCAATTTTTAAAACAGATGGAGGGCAACGAACATCAACCGGCGATTATTGCCTGTGGCGAAGAAATAAAAACGCCGGCGCAAATTACCGCCCTGAACCAAAAATATCTTTCCTTGCCGGCGCGGCTTGACCATTTCAAAAAACTCATCGCCGAATCGGTTGGCGCATCATCGCGCGGGATTATCGCGGGTGGCATACCCTCAAGCAACGGAGTGATAGGGCAAAATAAATTGCCCTCAAGCAACGCAGTGATAGGGCAAATAAAATCGCATGCGGTCATCGACGCAACCGCCGGTGCGCCATTCGTTTGTGCCGACGCCAAAACCCGCGCCCTGTTGGCCGAATTGCCGGTAATGGCACGAAGCCAGGCGTCGGTGCTTATCACCGGTGAATCGGGCACGGGGAAAGAAGTATTGGCAAAAACGATTCATTATTTCAGCGGCCTGGCGGCGAAAAAATTTCACGCCTTCAACTGCGCGGCCATTCCCGAACATCTGTTGGAATCGGAATTGTTCGGTTATGAAAAAGGTGCATTCACCGGCGCCCTGACGCGCAAAATTGGCAAGTTCGAAGAAGCCGACGGCGGCACATTGTTGCTGGACGAAATCAGCGAGATGGATCTGCGCCTGCAGGCGAAATTGTTACGCGTCCTGCAAGAACAGGAAATCGACCGCTTGGGC
The nucleotide sequence above comes from Hydrotalea sp.. Encoded proteins:
- the rnhA gene encoding ribonuclease HI; this translates as MIKIYCDGSCLGNPGPGGWCAILQHPSSTAEKILKGGAPHTTNNQMELTAALMALNAVTKDITIEVYTDSQYLQKGIGEWSKKWLQNGFKTADKKPIKNQELWRALLTHRHLARVSFHWVKGHAGHAENERADVIARGEAER
- a CDS encoding sigma-54 dependent transcriptional regulator, with product MADKIGSTAKLARDAGFQVSQVNSISSAMETLRGERAIDLAMVDIKLGIDQFLKQMEGNEHQPAIIACGEEIKTPAQITALNQKYLSLPARLDHFKKLIAESVGASSRGIIAGGIPSSNGVIGQNKLPSSNAVIGQIKSHAVIDATAGAPFVCADAKTRALLAELPVMARSQASVLITGESGTGKEVLAKTIHYFSGLAAKKFHAFNCAAIPEHLLESELFGYEKGAFTGALTRKIGKFEEADGGTLLLDEISEMDLRLQAKLLRVLQEQEIDRLGGHAPIKINVRIVATTNRDIVKHIDAGKFREDLFYRLNVFQINLPALRARKDDIGILADHFIQKYCTQYKKPILSLARDALAKMQKHHFHGNVRELENAMHRAVIMSTAATITAD